The window TCATCCTGATCGCTGGGGATGTGGTTACGCCACGGAAGCCGCCAGTGCCGTGTTGAATTATGCACTGGAAAACCTTGCTCTGTCCAAGGTGAGGGCGGATGTAGACGAACCAAATGTTGCATCTGTACGAGTACTTGAGAAGCTACGCATGAGGCGAATCGGTGATGCAATCGTTAATGGGCATCCACTTATTTATTTTGAGCGATCGCGCTCGGAAGAGTCAATCAATAGTTAATTGGCTTAAGCTACTAATGGAGGCGGTAAGTTAAGAGTTATTTGGCACAAGCAATAATAGAAATGTAGTGAGCAGCAAAATGTTGATAATCGTATTAAACTGCTGGAGTTGGCATTAGCAGAAATACAGAGAGGCATAAATCTTATGTCAGATTGCGCTTGCAAGATGAAAGCGCGAAACAAGCAGGAGCGAAAAACCCTTCTTACCGTTCTTACTATCAACACCTTGATGTTTTTGAGCGAGTAAAGTGAAAGTAGGCCAGTTTTTCGCGTAGGGAGAAATGATTGTGGCAGAATATATTCTTCAGGTAGCAACCAGTGTTGATGGATACATTGCAAGATTAAATGGAAGTATTGATTGGTTGCCAGTACCTGAAGAGGGTGGCGAAGATTACGGCTACACTAAGTTTTTCAATTCAATTGAAGCATTGGTCATGGGTTCTACAACCTATGAGCAAGTTTTAGATTTTGGAGATTGGCCTTATCCAGGTAAATTTTCCTATGTTTTAACCAGTCGGAATTTATCGACAACACGTACTGATGTATATTTTGTAAAAGGGGGTGTCGAAGAAGTTGTAGAGGATGTCAAGAAGAAGGGTTATAAACGAGTTTGGTTGGTCGGAGGTGGAAAGGTTGCAGCTTCATTCATGGAGCAGGGATTAGTTAGCGAATACATTATTGGAGTCATTCCCATTATCTTAGGAGCAGGTATCTCTCTGTATCAATCCGTACCAGAACAAAATCTCGATTTAATTGAGACAAATGCTTACTCGTCTGGTGTAGTTGGACTTCGTTACAGGAAGAGGTGATACCTTGGCTGAGATCTTGCACCTTTGTCAGAAAGCCTCCACACCCGCCAAGAAATTAATTTCTTGGCTTATAGCGCAAGTCCATTTCAATGGACTGAAACTCTGATCCAGTCGTCTAAAGACGACTGCGAGCTATATGAACTACCCCGACCTGCTATCGCGGAGGTCGGAGTTTCCAACATCCTCGTTAACTAACTAAGCTAACCATCCCTGTATCCAGATCGTAATAACCTCCAACCACTTTCAGTTTGCCTTGCTCAACAAGCTGGGAGATAACTGGAGAGGTTTGTAACCGCTTCATCTGTAGCAAGACATTGGCTTTAACGGCGTTGCTGAGGCGATCGCCCGATTGCCCTTTTGTTGCTTCAATGGCGGGTCTGATCGCATACACTAGACTATCAATCACTCCAGGCAGTTCACCTCCCTTGATGGCAGCATCCACCGCACCACAACGTTCGTGTCCGAGTACCATCAATAGTGGCGAACCCAGCACAGAAACGGCGAATTCTTCACTGGCGATGTCTTCAGTGATCGCAATATTTCCGGCAACCCGAACCACAAACAAATCACCGATGCCCTGATCGAAGGCAATTTCTGGTACAACCCGTGAATCTGCACAACTGAGGATAGCGGCAAAGGGAGTTTGTCCTTGGGCTACTTCTGTTAAACGAGCCATGTTCTGGCGAGGATTCTGCTGCTTATTAGAAACAAATCGTTGATTTCCCTCCATCAGCTTCTTGAGTGCCTCGTCAGGAGTCATACGACTCTTGGCAGCACCAGGGTCGTTAGCAATGGCTTGCAGCAGTTCAGCCGCCCTTGCTGAGGAATCAAACTGTTTTGTTAGTGCGCCTGTGCCTAACCATGCGGTTAATGAGCCTGCACCGAGCGCTCCCATGCCATATTTCAGCATGTGTCGGCGCGAAATATTTTTTCGCTCTGAGCCTTGATT of the Allocoleopsis franciscana PCC 7113 genome contains:
- a CDS encoding carbonic anhydrase, which gives rise to MNQGSERKNISRRHMLKYGMGALGAGSLTAWLGTGALTKQFDSSARAAELLQAIANDPGAAKSRMTPDEALKKLMEGNQRFVSNKQQNPRQNMARLTEVAQGQTPFAAILSCADSRVVPEIAFDQGIGDLFVVRVAGNIAITEDIASEEFAVSVLGSPLLMVLGHERCGAVDAAIKGGELPGVIDSLVYAIRPAIEATKGQSGDRLSNAVKANVLLQMKRLQTSPVISQLVEQGKLKVVGGYYDLDTGMVSLVS
- a CDS encoding dihydrofolate reductase family protein; translated protein: MIVAEYILQVATSVDGYIARLNGSIDWLPVPEEGGEDYGYTKFFNSIEALVMGSTTYEQVLDFGDWPYPGKFSYVLTSRNLSTTRTDVYFVKGGVEEVVEDVKKKGYKRVWLVGGGKVAASFMEQGLVSEYIIGVIPIILGAGISLYQSVPEQNLDLIETNAYSSGVVGLRYRKR